In the genome of Pontibacter actiniarum, the window TCGGTTACATCCGACAGTCCGTTCCACTGCGCCTCAGAGCCGGGAAACCTGAAAGGGCGGTTCGTTTCCTTGCAAATGGAGGCGTAGACGGCCAGGGTAGTGCCCAGGTTCATCTGGTTGCCTACTGCCTTTCCGATAACCGTGTGCGGCCGGTGAATGCTCCAGGTAAAGCCACCCCGCTCAGCAGCGGCGTATACTTCATCCTCCTGAGCATAGTAAAAGTTCTCTATATCCAGCCGGGGCTGCTCCTCGCGCAGGGGCGTTTCGGGCAGAAAGCCCTCTTTGGCATAGGCCTCGAAAGGCCCCAGGTAATGCTTCAGCCCGGTCACCAGCGCCACGTGCTGCACCGATTGCTTCGGAGCCAAGGAATCCAGCAGGTTACGGACCATGGCCGCGTTCACCCTTATGTTTTCCGCCTCCGTTTCCATGCGCATCCAGCTGGTGAAAAACACGTGCGTGGGGGCAACATCGGCAAGGGCGGCCGACAGGCTCTCCGGGCGGAGCAGATCTGCGGCAACCGGCTGCAAGCCCTCCAAGCTAACGTTCGGGTTACGGGCCAAGCCGTAGGTGGTCCACCCCTGCTTGATCAGTTCTTCCGCGAGGTTGCTTCCCGTGATCCCGCTCACTCCCACCACTAAAGCTATTCTATTCATACTAGGTTACTGGTTATACTTTCATGTAAAGTCTATAGGTACGAATTTTAGCTTCCATAGGCTGACAGCAAAAAATCCGACTTACCCTTTCTTAATAGGCATCTACGGATCTTGTTCCAAGGTTATTGCCTGCTGAAAATCCCCTCCCGTGATTCAGGCCCTAAATCTTCAAGACATCGTTAATAGGGTTCCGACTTGTAGAGAATCTTCACCGGGTAGTTGTCTATCACCACTCGCTTAATCAGCTGGTGCCGCTCCAAGCCCTTGAGCTACTTGGCCAGAACCTTTGGGGAGATACGTATACCTGATAAACAGACAAAGCCAGTGAAAGAACAGGGAGGTAACCTATCTCATAACACCACCTCTTCCGGGACAAAAGAACAGTGGCGTAACTAGTGTTGTAATGGATTGACAATGCTTCGCAGCTGAACATAGTCGGCGCTATAGAACAACAAAGGCTCCCCGTGATGAGGAGCCTTTGTTTATTTGTAGCCTTTAAGCTCAGTTATGCTAAAGAGAAGGACTTTCTAAACAGGGCAATGTTTGCAAAGGATAGTGGAATACTGATGAATGAGCAGATGGAGTGTTTTCTACAGAAAACCCGCTAAGGGTTAAAATTTGTTTTGTTTACAATTGACCTAATTTGATTGTCCAGTTTGGAAGCGCTCTGCTGCAGCATGGTAACCAACCGATGAGCCTCATGGTCTTTATGAATCGTTCTTTCCAATATAGCAACAAGGCCCAGAATGTTGGCCAACGGAGCCCGGACCAGATGAGACTGATCGAAGGATACTTCTCGTAAAACTTTAGATTTAAGTTTATTGTCCTCTTCTGCCTTGTTTCTTTTTAGTAGAAGCTCTTTTTCATACTTCTGCCGATCTTCTACTTTAAAGATAGTTGCATGGATGATTTCCCCTTCCCCCGCTTTACCGTCGACTGCTACTCCGTTAAACAAACAAGAGAAAGCGCCGTTTGAGGTCTGAATATTTAGATTAATCTCCTTTACTTCCTGGTGCATTTTCAGGATAGGCTGCACGAAAAGCTCATAATACATGACGCCTGCTTTATCCAAGAAATCCGTCATCTTTTTATCCGCTATTTCTTCCTCACTGACTCCAAGCCACTTTAACAAAGTTTGATTTGTATAGATGATGTGACCGTTCATCTTAATGGTTAACAGGCCACAGGGAGCAGTATCATATAAGAACTTGAAATCTATGAAATCGTTTTTGGGCTCTTGTTCCATGAAAGTGTTATTACTCAAAATTGATATAGGCACTAATAGCTGCAATCACTTCTTCCGGAGCACTCAGGTGGGGACAGTGACCAGTAGCTTTCAAGATCTTCAGAGTGTTACCTTTCGCTTTCTTCTCCAAGTAATACCCTACTGCTAAAGGAGCTAGAATATCCTCAGAACATTGCAGGGTAAGGCTCTCAGTTTGAAGTTTCTCCAAATCGGCTCGATTATCAGACAGGAAAGTCACACGGGCAAATTCCTTCGCAATATCCGGATCAGTGGCGCAAAAATTTGCCACCAGTTCTTCTCCTAGTTCTGGTCTGTCCGAATTCCCCATAACCTGCGGCGCCAGAAAGCTTGACCAGCCCAGGTAATTACTGTCCATCAGTTCTAACAGATTGCCTAAATCTTCTCTATCCAAACCTCCTATATACTCCCCATCGTTTATATAACATGGAGAAGGAGAAATAAAAATCAACTTACTAAAATAAGAAGGTTGTGCTATTGCCGCTTTCACTCCTATCATAGTACTTACAGAATGCCCTATATAAAGCGCGTCTTTAATATTCAGTGCTTCTAAAATTTCCAGAACATCTTTTGCGTAGCCATCTAAGGAACTATACCTTTCAGAGTCGTAAGCACTCAAATCAGATTGTCCTGACCCTACAAAATCAAAAAGGATCAGTTTGAACTTTGTCCTATACACGGCAGCTAAATGCCGCCACACATTTTGGCTGCATCCAAATCCATGGGCAAATATAATTGCTCTATCTCCTTGGCCGATTGTGCGGACATTGTTTCGCTTGAAAACGTCTGTCATGCCATAATAAGGTTAAAAATGGCAGTCAGGCGCGCCAGGGTGTTTTGGATTTTGCACATGTGTTGCGGCGGTAGCCTGGAAGCTCCTTTTTTCATAAAACAGTCTCAGTCCGCTTTTGTTGAGCGGCTGAGCATCATATCACAAATGTAATACGAAACATCACACATTGCAATTTTTCAGGATAACATCCAGATTAAGAAGATAAAGGTTACCGCTAAAGCTTTTTCTACAAGTTCTCTCAGAGGTCCATAAAGAGAGTAAGTTGTTACATTTGCCTTTCTGGAAGAGTTGGGCATCAATAAGGGCGTTGCAATCACGTTGGGTAAGCTCTCTGGTGCATTGCTCTGCCCCTGGAGAAGCTAACTCCACTCTTTAGCAGGGACAAGCACGCGCTCCTCTGACTTGTTCTGATATACCTTGACAAAGATTTATTCTAGCAACCACAAATAGTACAATGCAAGCAGGAACGGCAGCCGCATATTTTGATAAATAGGCGGCTTTTTGTTTCAAGAGTATCAAAAAAGATTTTAGCCCTTGTTACTCCTTCCCTTTACATTTGCATTGGTTGCTTTACCTGTAGCACTCTTTACCTTTCTAATCCCTGAATCACATCTTATCGTTTCTCACTTATGATCATTATTGACCTAAATAAGAGCAAGTAATATTGATGATAAGTTCAATTATTGATAGCACCAGATTTTAACCAGTTTCAGTTTTATAACTCCTGGTGTTTTCTCCTCTCGATGCGTGCTGGCTCGTGAGAAGGGGTGGCCTCAGGAATACTACGCTCAGTGCTTTTCAGGCTTTGCTACCGTACAACTTCTATTTCTATGCTACGGAGGAGTCCTTACCGACAGGTTAACGGCAAGTAAGTTATTACCAGTTTACCTCATCCCTATGATACTGTTTTGTTTTGTTTCGCTGGCGGAAATTCCGGGCAGAGTTACAGCTCTTCTGTTCCTGCTTCTCATTGGATTATCGGCCGGTTTAGTCAGCATTGTCAGTTCCGCAGTTATAGCAGAAACAGATGGAACAAACCGGGTGGGCCAGGCACGCTCCCTTTCTAGATGATCAGGGTATTTAGCACGGCCCTTGCTCCCGTATCCATAGGTCTCCTGCTGTACGAGGGAGCAACTGGGAGTCAGAAAGGGTCTGCCTGAGCAGCTTTACCACGCCTCGTTACATTGAACAGCTTCAAGGCCGCTGAACAGGTAATGAGTTCTCGAAAGGAAAGTTAAAAGCCTTTAGGTAAAACTGAAGTTTTTTATGTTTCTTACAGACTATACTATTAGTAAGTCAACAGCTAATGGCGGGCTAGGCGTATTATTTCCCCTGACGGTATCGCACTACATTTTTACTCTCTCCAGCACATACAGACTACAGGCAAAGCAAATTGCTAGTCTGCGGCGCCAGAAATTTTAAACATTTAGGCGCTCCCAAAGTTTCAATACAAGCAAATATGGCCTTCAGTACGTTTAACAGCTGGTATAAGCATCACAAAAGTATAGGACTTCTCTTAGCATGTACAGCCTTTTAGAAGCATTTCTGACAAGCAGAACAGACATAGCCGGGGACTGCCTAAAGGAAGTATGTTCCAACTTTGAGCCGCTGAGAGCCAAGCGAAACGAGATTTTACTTCCCTATGGCACTGTTTGCCAGCACTATTATTTTGTGAACAAAGGCTGCATCCGGCTTTTCACTATCAATAAGGATGGGGTGGAGACGACAAGGTTCTTTGCCTTTGAAGGCGGGTTTGGTACTGCCCTACCCAGTTTTATCGAGCAGAAACCCGCCTTTGAGTACATGCAAGCCATCGAAAAATCTGAACTCCTCAGAATTGCCAGAGAGGACTTCTTTCACTTGGTGGAAACAATACCGCCCTTTGCTTTCATATACAGGCAGATTTTAGAACAAGGCTTCATCACCGCCCAAAAGCGAATCTATGGCTTTCAGGGATTTGATGCCTTAGAGAAAGTAAAATGGGTTATTGAGCATCAACCTGACTTTCTTTTGCGGGTGTCCAACAAAATGGCAGCCTCCTACATCGGCCTCTCCCCTTCTACCTTAAGCAGAGTTAAAGCCCGGCTGTAGAAACGTTGACTTAAGGCAATGCTTTGTGTTTGAAGCACTGGTAGTTTTGTAAAAAACGAACCATGCTTTACAAACTGCAGTTGCTCCTCATCCTTTTTATCCCCATGCTCGCTTTGGCCCAGAACACCAGGCCAGATAGCTCTAAACGGAAAAAAAGCTCCAATCAAGTGCAGTCGAAGTATACGGCTGTAGCGCATCAGCTCACATTGGAAGCAGCCATAGAACTAACAAGTAGGGCACGGGCTGCTGCCTCCTCTTTGGATAAGGACGTCAGCATCGCCATACTGGATGGCTCTGGTCAACTGGTTATGCTGACAAAGGGGAATGGCGTGGGACCGCACAACACCGAAGCCGCCAGAAGAAAGGCTTACACGGCGCTCTCCACCAAAACCCCTACCCTCATGTTGGCCCGCAGTGCCAGAGCCAATGCCGACACTCAGAACTTGGCCAACCTTCCGGAGCTGTTGCTGCTTGGCGGCGGATACCCCATCTGGCATAACGGTCAGGTGATAGGAGGTATCGTCGTAGCTGGCGGCGGCGGACCTGAAAACGACCATACCATCGCTAAAGCCGCATCCACAGCAGCAACAGCACTACTTATACCTTAACTCTAACACGCACAACATGAAAAACCTAGCTCTATTACTCCTGTTTGTTCTCATAACGACAGTTACGCATGCCCAAACTTCATCCTACCAGTTGTCGAGCCATATTTTGGATGTGGCCACTGGCATGCCGGCCAAAGGTGTCCCGGTTCAGCTGGAAAAACTGGATGAAACAACCCAGCAGTGGATACAGGTCGATGAAAAGAGAACGGACGACAACGGACGAATCAAGGAATTTCTGTCCACCAAAAGTCCTAACGTGGGCATATACAGGCTTCGCTTTTTAGTAGCTGATTACTTCAAGGGCAAACAAACGGAGAGCTTCTACCCGTTTATTGAAGTGGTCTTCCAAATTAAGGACAAGGAACACTACCATGTTCCCATCACCCTGTCCCCTTACGGCTACGCCACCTACAGAGGAAATTAACCTAAAGCAACACAGCATGTACAGTTTCGCTTCTCCTAGGCGAAACTGTCCTTTTTGGAGTGCACTTTCGTTACACTAACGGTCAGAGAACCATTCGAATCCTGTCTGTTAAATGTCCAAAAGCTGCAGTTTGTAAGGTAACCTGCCGCCTTTTATTCCCCTTGAAGTAGGTGTGCTTGTCGTTTAGCTCCGCACCGCAGTCGCCATGCAAACGATGTCCTTTCTTGCCGAAGTCTTCCTGAAGGTCGTCAGAGAGCGGGTAGCGGCTCTTGCGCAAGTTGCTATGCCTCATGCTGATGCCGATGTTGGGCAGAGGCTGTAGCTGCCTGTCTCCTGCTGATAGTAGGCGTCCTGGTGCAGCGCTGCCTAGAGGTGCAGGTGGCATGTCTCCGCCGAACAAGCAGTTCTCAATGACGGGCTACTTCTCATGGAGAAGCGCCTCGTGCACGCTCGGCTGGTCTGGAAGAGCGCCCTGCCCCCTCTATACGAAAGGGCTCTAGATCTTACTCTTTTGACATATCTCCTTTTGCAGGGAAATGCCCCTGTAAAAGAGGATCTTCCGCACTGCGCCCGCGGGAAACATACAGGCAGCACCCGTAGGTGTTACCGCTTTGCCGGGAAATATTCACTACGCCACGCACCAGGCAAGGCATAAAACCCTGGTACGAGTCAAAGAACTGGAACAGCGCATTGCACATGCCCGCGACCTGGTGGCAAGCGCACAAATCGAACCGGTCGACTTTCGTGAAATCAAAACCGCGTGCACGGCCACCATCGAGAAACTGGAGGCAAAACTAAGCGCTTTAGCGCGGGAAACGGACTTGCAGGGGCTTTTAAAGAAGGGTTTAGAGCAATTGCTGCGCCTGGACTACCTGTACGAAAACGGCAGCAATCGGGAGAAGCGCCTGCTGATCGGTTCGATATTTCCGGATAATCTGGTATTTGACGACGGAAGAGTTCGAACCGCTCGGGTAAACGAGGTTGCCCACTTTATCTATCAGATAAACAGTATATTAGGTGTAAAAAAAACTGGACAAAGAGCCCAAAAAAGCTCTTGTCCAGTAAGGTGCTCTTAAATGTACAAATTTCGAACCATTTTCTGGACGATTTGAGGATGTTGGCGCAAACCTGGAGATAAGCTAACTGTATTCAATGTTTGTTGTGATGAAAGGCCGCTCTTTTAGCTCTTCCAAACCGTACCACATGATCCCCTCCCAATTTTAAGGCCGATCTAAAGTAGAGAATTCGGAATTTTGTATGCTCTTTTGTGCCCATTTTTCCTGGGTCACACCCTCTAACGAACTGTGAGGTCGGAAGCTTTATATTCCTGCCGCCAGGCCTCGATTTTCTCTCTGGCATCCTCCAGCGACAGGAACCAATGCACGTTCAGGCACTCATCCCGGAAGCTGCCGTTGAAGGACTCAATAAAGGCGTTATCGGTTTGCCCGGCCTGGAGAAGTCCAGCGTCACCTTATTGTCATAAGCCCACTTGTCCATGGCCTTGGAAATGAATTCACTCCCGTTGCCCACTTTGATACGATCCGGCACCCGACCAAGTTCCTGCTTTAACCGCTCCATGACAGCCATTACCTGCTCCCCTCTGATACCCTGATCCACCTCAATGGCCAGGCACCTACGGCTATGATTATCGACTACAGTTAAGGAGCGGAACATGCGGCCATCAAAGAGCTGGTCAGCCACAAAATCAATACTCCAGCACTCGTGGTTACTGGAGAGTTCCGGACGCTCCAGCCGGTGGGCGGCGACCTTACTTCTCCTCGGCCGCTTGCTCCTCAGATTTAGCCCCTCCTCTTTGTAGAGGCGGTACACGCGCTTATAGTTATCTCGCCAGCCTTCCCGCCTGAGCAGGACAAAGATGCGCTAGAACCCGTAGCGAACCCGCACCTGGGCAATCTCCTGCATCCGCTTTCTGATCACGGAGCTGTCCCTGGTTTTGGAGCGGTAGTACCAACCTGAGCGGTGAAACAGCACCACCTCACATGCTCTTCTGACCAAAATTCGGTAGTCCTTCTGTAGTTCTAAGGCCAGCCGCTTTACCTGGGCTTGCTAAAGCTTTTTCCGCAGCACGTCCTGCAGCATCTGCTTGTCCAGGCTCAGGTCCGCCACCAGCTTCTTCAGCTGAAGGTTCTCCTCCTCCAACTGCCGGAGCCCAGGATAGTTCCGACACTCCTAAACCACCGTACTTCTTCTTCCAACTCTAGCAGGTAGCCTCTCCTGATGCCCATCTTGCGGCACACTTCTTCGACCTTAGTACCCGTCTCTGCTTGCTTGATGGCGAGGATGATCTGCGCCTTAGTAAATTTTGATTTCTTCATGGCAATTCGTTTTATGCTAGTACGACAAATCGCCCGTTTTCTCTACTTTACAGCAGTCCGGTTTTTCGGGGGGGAGGTCAGATCTCATTCGTCCCCACATTTAACACAACCCTTGATTTGCATACAAGGATCAGGGTTTTGCATACAGTTAGTAATATAACCTTAGCGATCTTTGGCCTATAAAAATCAACATTATGGAAATAAAGAAAATGACATTGGGAAGCCAGGGTTTGGTTGTACCAGGTATTGGTTTAGGGTGTATGGGTATGACCGGCTTTGAAGAGGCAAACATGTACGGGGAGGCAGACGAGCAGGAAGCCATCGCCACCATCCACCGGTCCCTCGAATTAGGCGGCAACTTTTTAGACACGGCAGACCTGTATGGTCCATTCAAAAATGAGCAGCTTATCGCGAAAGCTATCAAGGGCAATCGCAGCAAGTACATTATCGCTACCAAGTTTGGCTGGGAAATAGACGACAACAGCAAGGTAACCTGGGCCATCAATGGCAAAAAGGAATATGTAAAAAAAGCGTTGGAGCGTTCCCTTAAAAACCTTAACACCGATTACATAGACTTGTATTACTTGCACCGGCTTGATAAAAACACCCCCATCGAAGAAACGGTTGCCGCCATGAGTGAGCTGGTGAAAGAAGGGAAAGTGGGTTATATCGGCTTATCAGAAGTTTCCTCGGATACGGTAAAAAGAGCGCATGCGGTTCACCCGATTACGGCCGTACAAAGTGAATACTCATTGTTTGAGCGTACAGTGGAA includes:
- a CDS encoding SDR family oxidoreductase, whose product is MNRIALVVGVSGITGSNLAEELIKQGWTTYGLARNPNVSLEGLQPVAADLLRPESLSAALADVAPTHVFFTSWMRMETEAENIRVNAAMVRNLLDSLAPKQSVQHVALVTGLKHYLGPFEAYAKEGFLPETPLREEQPRLDIENFYYAQEDEVYAAAERGGFTWSIHRPHTVIGKAVGNQMNLGTTLAVYASICKETNRPFRFPGSEAQWNGLSDVTDVRVLAKHLMWAATTEAAQNEAFNVVNGEYFRWKWLWKRLASWFGVEPVGFDGTIHLLEDEMAQDDTLWRGIAERHSLVEPDLSRLASPWHTDLDLGRPIEVMTDMSKSRKLGFLVYQNTEESFFDLFTQLRKDRLIP
- a CDS encoding PAS domain-containing protein, yielding MEQEPKNDFIDFKFLYDTAPCGLLTIKMNGHIIYTNQTLLKWLGVSEEEIADKKMTDFLDKAGVMYYELFVQPILKMHQEVKEINLNIQTSNGAFSCLFNGVAVDGKAGEGEIIHATIFKVEDRQKYEKELLLKRNKAEEDNKLKSKVLREVSFDQSHLVRAPLANILGLVAILERTIHKDHEAHRLVTMLQQSASKLDNQIRSIVNKTNFNP
- a CDS encoding alpha/beta fold hydrolase yields the protein MTDVFKRNNVRTIGQGDRAIIFAHGFGCSQNVWRHLAAVYRTKFKLILFDFVGSGQSDLSAYDSERYSSLDGYAKDVLEILEALNIKDALYIGHSVSTMIGVKAAIAQPSYFSKLIFISPSPCYINDGEYIGGLDREDLGNLLELMDSNYLGWSSFLAPQVMGNSDRPELGEELVANFCATDPDIAKEFARVTFLSDNRADLEKLQTESLTLQCSEDILAPLAVGYYLEKKAKGNTLKILKATGHCPHLSAPEEVIAAISAYINFE
- a CDS encoding Crp/Fnr family transcriptional regulator, translating into MYSLLEAFLTSRTDIAGDCLKEVCSNFEPLRAKRNEILLPYGTVCQHYYFVNKGCIRLFTINKDGVETTRFFAFEGGFGTALPSFIEQKPAFEYMQAIEKSELLRIAREDFFHLVETIPPFAFIYRQILEQGFITAQKRIYGFQGFDALEKVKWVIEHQPDFLLRVSNKMAASYIGLSPSTLSRVKARL
- a CDS encoding heme-binding protein; translated protein: MLYKLQLLLILFIPMLALAQNTRPDSSKRKKSSNQVQSKYTAVAHQLTLEAAIELTSRARAAASSLDKDVSIAILDGSGQLVMLTKGNGVGPHNTEAARRKAYTALSTKTPTLMLARSARANADTQNLANLPELLLLGGGYPIWHNGQVIGGIVVAGGGGPENDHTIAKAASTAATALLIP
- the uraH gene encoding hydroxyisourate hydrolase — protein: MKNLALLLLFVLITTVTHAQTSSYQLSSHILDVATGMPAKGVPVQLEKLDETTQQWIQVDEKRTDDNGRIKEFLSTKSPNVGIYRLRFLVADYFKGKQTESFYPFIEVVFQIKDKEHYHVPITLSPYGYATYRGN
- a CDS encoding aldo/keto reductase, which codes for MEIKKMTLGSQGLVVPGIGLGCMGMTGFEEANMYGEADEQEAIATIHRSLELGGNFLDTADLYGPFKNEQLIAKAIKGNRSKYIIATKFGWEIDDNSKVTWAINGKKEYVKKALERSLKNLNTDYIDLYYLHRLDKNTPIEETVAAMSELVKEGKVGYIGLSEVSSDTVKRAHAVHPITAVQSEYSLFERTVEERGILQTLHDLGIGFVAYSPLGRGFLTGQIRTTDDLPENDFRRAIPRFQEAHFSKNLELVKAVEALAREKNVTPSQLALAWIMSKGILPIPGTKRRKYLEQNIAATAIQLSGADLAGLESIVPLGTDTGKPYDEFSMGLID